A region from the Thermanaeromonas toyohensis ToBE genome encodes:
- the ltrA gene encoding group II intron reverse transcriptase/maturase: MEQVVERSNMLAALRRVERNGGAPGVDGIPTERLRDQIRAEWPRIREELLTGTYRPKPVRRVEIPKPGGGKRLLGIPTAMDRLIQQALLQVLTPIFDPQFSEASYGFRPGRRAHDAVRRARQYVEEGYEWVVDLDIEKFFDRVNHDILMARVARKVTDKRVLTLIRRYLQAGVMVNGVVVETVEGTPQGGPLSPLLANILLDDLDKELEKRGHKFVRYADDCNIYVKSKRAGERVMASIRKFLQERLKLKINEQKSAVDRPWKLKFLGFSMHKRKTGEILIRLAPQTIERVKGKIREITARNKPVSMAERIERLNAYLGGWIGYFALAETPSVFEEIEGWMRRRLRMCLWKQWKRVRTRYRELRALGLPEWVVHQFANARKGPWWMAHGPMNRALGNAYWQSQGLMSLTERYSCLRQA; this comes from the coding sequence ATGGAGCAGGTGGTGGAAAGAAGCAACATGCTGGCCGCTTTGAGGCGGGTAGAGCGGAACGGAGGCGCGCCCGGCGTAGATGGCATCCCGACCGAACGGCTTCGGGACCAAATTCGTGCCGAATGGCCGCGCATCCGGGAGGAATTGCTTACAGGTACCTATAGGCCTAAGCCCGTGCGCCGGGTCGAAATCCCGAAACCCGGGGGAGGCAAGCGGCTATTAGGGATACCTACCGCAATGGACCGCCTGATCCAGCAGGCTCTCCTGCAAGTATTGACGCCCATTTTCGACCCGCAGTTTTCGGAGGCCAGTTACGGGTTTCGGCCTGGGAGGAGAGCCCATGATGCGGTAAGGAGAGCGCGTCAATACGTGGAAGAAGGATACGAATGGGTCGTGGACCTGGACATAGAGAAATTCTTTGACCGGGTCAACCACGACATACTCATGGCCCGAGTGGCCCGAAAAGTGACAGATAAGAGAGTGCTTACCCTTATCCGTCGCTATCTCCAGGCAGGTGTCATGGTAAACGGGGTGGTCGTAGAGACGGTGGAAGGGACGCCGCAGGGCGGGCCTTTAAGTCCACTTTTGGCCAACATACTCCTGGACGACCTGGACAAAGAACTGGAGAAGAGGGGCCACAAGTTTGTCCGCTATGCTGATGACTGCAACATTTACGTCAAGAGCAAGCGGGCGGGGGAGAGGGTCATGGCAAGTATCCGTAAGTTCCTGCAGGAACGGTTGAAGCTCAAAATTAACGAGCAGAAAAGTGCGGTAGACCGGCCGTGGAAACTGAAATTCCTGGGGTTTAGCATGCACAAGCGCAAGACAGGAGAAATTCTTATCCGCCTGGCGCCTCAGACCATCGAGCGGGTGAAAGGGAAAATTCGGGAGATAACTGCCCGGAATAAACCCGTGAGTATGGCCGAACGCATAGAGCGTCTCAACGCCTATTTGGGCGGGTGGATAGGATACTTTGCCCTGGCCGAAACGCCCAGCGTTTTTGAGGAGATAGAAGGCTGGATGCGGAGGAGGCTACGCATGTGCCTCTGGAAGCAGTGGAAGCGAGTACGGACCAGATATCGGGAGCTACGCGCATTGGGACTGCCGGAATGGGTGGTACATCAATTTGCTAATGCTCGCAAAGGGCCATGGTGGATGGCTCATGGTCCAATGAATAGAGCCCTGGGTAATGCCTATTGGCAGTCCCAGGGCCTCATGAGCTTAACCGAACGCTATTCTTGTCTTCGTCAAGCTTGA
- a CDS encoding stalk domain-containing protein, which produces MVNKFIAHKTMSCVNNAPRRSKYILIPCLFAIFSLFTIFLPYPALAATATQVIFSENSREIWIDGTRDELPEKPYLSGDYIMVPLRPLAEKLGGQVQWEPGPPETIKVSLGNRQAIIYPGSKIVFYLEGEQPGAEILPAEIQKVGQLVFAPAIMFYRVFNIPYARWPEGKAYLLGSTNRPPTAYFEVSQPAYAGQPLHYTVKPQDPEGDPIVEERWIGRQEVFPEEGLYTVTLQVKDSRGSWSKPFSRTIKVLSAPVTLQPGDLWPKEKISPTFTYKPIKKHTGPILLFSDSPEYIERPGILYRDEIEGEARLYFWHAIQSPLTFRIYVLAVNPGQREVELTIEKEGYSGPSNNVYQVAKEALIQYFNATQSRTLRLKPGEALILNKITPPAVRHQVVHGIMDVYATGKLQILFIALPTTTDVLKEYNKLPYLLADGIHTRGTFGPSDIEIELVLTGQETGSLILADGQEDEFLPGKGSAPSLTGNYGAFYKLKLLPIRDTEVFLVPVSGYFGGIVVLEGNIIEVPRKGFVETPEQAIFLGKLKANRPAELYFIPPGGSCLPVKLVFKPSL; this is translated from the coding sequence ATGGTCAATAAATTTATAGCCCACAAGACTATGAGCTGTGTTAACAATGCTCCTCGTAGGTCCAAATATATTCTTATCCCTTGCCTTTTTGCTATCTTCTCCCTTTTTACTATCTTTCTCCCCTACCCCGCTTTGGCGGCAACAGCAACCCAGGTCATCTTCTCAGAAAACTCAAGGGAAATATGGATAGACGGCACGCGGGACGAACTGCCTGAGAAGCCCTACCTATCCGGTGACTACATTATGGTTCCCTTAAGACCCCTCGCCGAAAAGCTGGGCGGTCAGGTACAGTGGGAGCCCGGTCCACCGGAAACCATAAAAGTTTCCTTAGGAAATCGCCAGGCTATTATTTACCCTGGAAGCAAGATTGTCTTTTATTTAGAAGGGGAACAGCCGGGAGCTGAAATCTTACCAGCAGAAATACAAAAGGTGGGCCAGCTTGTCTTTGCCCCCGCTATAATGTTTTATAGGGTTTTTAACATCCCTTACGCCAGATGGCCAGAAGGAAAAGCTTACCTCCTAGGGAGCACTAACCGGCCTCCCACGGCCTACTTCGAAGTCTCTCAACCTGCCTACGCTGGCCAACCTCTACATTACACAGTAAAGCCACAGGATCCCGAAGGAGACCCCATCGTTGAAGAAAGGTGGATAGGCCGGCAAGAAGTATTCCCCGAAGAAGGTCTATACACTGTTACTCTGCAGGTAAAGGATAGCCGGGGAAGCTGGAGCAAGCCCTTCTCACGGACTATCAAAGTGTTATCCGCTCCGGTCACCCTCCAACCTGGTGACCTATGGCCGAAAGAGAAAATATCTCCCACCTTCACTTATAAGCCAATAAAGAAGCATACAGGCCCTATCCTGCTCTTTAGCGACAGCCCAGAATATATAGAACGGCCCGGGATACTATACCGTGACGAGATAGAAGGAGAAGCAAGGCTCTATTTCTGGCACGCTATTCAGAGCCCTTTAACCTTTAGAATATATGTACTGGCTGTTAACCCTGGACAGCGAGAAGTTGAGCTCACTATTGAGAAAGAGGGATACAGTGGACCTTCTAACAATGTCTACCAGGTGGCCAAGGAGGCTCTCATCCAGTATTTTAATGCCACTCAAAGCCGTACTTTACGCCTAAAACCTGGAGAGGCTTTGATCCTTAATAAAATAACCCCTCCTGCAGTACGGCACCAAGTAGTACACGGGATTATGGATGTGTATGCTACTGGTAAGCTCCAGATCCTTTTCATAGCCCTTCCCACCACCACTGATGTGCTCAAGGAATATAACAAGCTTCCTTATCTGCTGGCAGATGGAATACACACGCGGGGAACCTTCGGGCCCTCTGATATAGAAATAGAGCTTGTTTTAACCGGCCAGGAAACAGGGAGTCTTATCCTCGCTGATGGCCAGGAAGATGAATTTTTACCTGGAAAGGGTAGTGCACCTTCACTTACCGGCAATTACGGCGCTTTCTACAAGCTAAAGCTCCTACCCATTCGCGATACTGAGGTTTTCTTAGTCCCGGTAAGCGGCTACTTTGGGGGGATAGTGGTCCTTGAGGGAAATATAATCGAGGTCCCCCGGAAGGGGTTTGTGGAAACCCCGGAGCAAGCCATTTTCCTAGGGAAACTTAAGGCCAACCGGCCCGCTGAGCTTTATTTTATACCACCCGGAGGTTCTTGTTTGCCCGTGAAATTGGTGTTTAAGCCTTCTCTATAA